The genomic region GCCGGGTGCATGGTGGCCAGCGGCCCGCTCACGTCGACCACGCCGAGCAGCCGGCCGTCCCGCGGGTCCCGTACGGGCGCCCCCGCGCAGGTCCAGTCGTGGTGGCTGGAGACGAAGTGCTCAGCGGAGAACACCTGGACCGGCCGCCGGGTCACCAGCGCGGTGCCCACCCCGTTCGTGCCGACCACGGCCTCGTCCCAGTCGGCCCCCACCCCGAAGCCGAGCCGGTCCGCCTTGCGCAGGATGGAGGAGTGGCCCTCCCGCCACAGCAGCCGCCCCTCCGCGTCGGCCACGACCATGATGTGCAGGGCCCCGTCCAGCGCGGGCAGCAGGCCCTCCCGCAGCACCGGGAGGATCTCCCGCAGCGGCGACTCGTGCCGCCGCTCCTCCGTCTCGGCGGCCGACAGCATCCGCGAGCGCGCGTCCCGGTCCGGGTGCACCCCGCCCGCCAGCATCCGGCGCCAGGACTCGGCGATCTCCGGCCGCGGCGCGGCCGGAGGGCGGTCCCCGGCCAGCGCGGCCGCCCGTACGCCCTTGAGCAGACGCGCGGCCTCCCGCGCGTCCATGGCCGAGATGCGGGCCGCATCGACCGTACTGCCGGTGGTGTCGGCCATCGGAACCTCCCCGTGCGAACAGGACGTACGACGGAAGCCGCCGGGCGGCTGCCGACTCAAAGGTTGCAACGGTATGCAACCCTCGCCAAGTCCCGGCCGCCCGACCGAAACTGTCCGGACGTCGCTGTGCGGCGTGACAGCTCCTCCTCGGGGCTTCTCGGGTCAGGGGTGGTGCCGAGTCGGCGCGGCGCCATCCCTGATCCCGGTCACGGGCCCGGATCCCGGCTGGGATCGGTCTGGGGACCGCAGGGGTGCCCGGCGGCCCCCGTCCCTAGCCCGCGATCCGCGCCCGTTCCACGACCGTCCGCAGGTCCAGGCTGTGCGGCAGCGTGCCGAAGGCCGCACCCCAGTCGCCGCCCAGGCGCGAGGCGCAGAACGCGTCCGCCACCTCGGGCGGGGCCCACCGGACCAGCAGCGACCCCTGCAGTACCAGGGCCATGCGCTCCACCACGCGGCGGGCCCGGGCCTCGATGCCGTCCAGGTCGGCGAGGTCCGTCAGCAGGTCCTTGATGGCCGAATCGAGCCGGTGGTCCGCACCCCGCGCCAGCCCGACTTCCTGGAGGAACGCGTTCAGCGCCTGCGGCTCCCGCTGGAGGGCGCGGAGCACGTCCAGGGCCTGGACGTTGCCCGAGCCCTCCCAGATGGAGTTCAGCGGCGATTCGCGCAGCAGTCTCGGCAGCCCGGACTCCTCGACGTAGCCGTTGCCGCCCAGACACTCCAGGGCCTCTGCCACCATCGGCGTACAGCGCTTGGTCACCCAGTACTTGGCGGCCGGCACGGCCAGGCGCAGGAAGGCCCGCTCCTGCTCGGTCCCGGCGTCGTAGGCGGCCGCGAGCCGCAGGGTCAGGGTGGTGGCCGCCTCCGACTCCAGGGCCAGGTCAGCGAGGACGTTGCGCATCAGAGGCTGGTCGATGAGCGGCGCTCCGAAAGCAGAGCGGTGCTCCGCGTGGTGCACGGCCTGCGTCAGCGCCTGCCGCATCAGCGAGGCCGATCCGATGACACAGTCCAGCCGGGTCGCCGCGACCATCTCGATGATGGTCCGCACCCCCCGGCCCTCCTCGCCCACCCGCCGCGCCCACGTCCCGTCGAACTCCACCTCGCTCGACGCGTTCGACCTGTTCCCCAGCTTGTCCTTGAGCCGCTGGATGGCGAAGACGTTGCGCGTGCCGTCCGGCAGCACCCGGGGCACCAGGAAGCAGGTCAGTCCTCCGGGCGCCTGCGCCAGCACCAGGAAGCCGTCGCACATAGGCGCAGAACAGAACCACTTGTGCCCGGTCAGCAGGTACTCGCCCGACGCGTCCAGCGGCACCGCGGCCGTCGTGTTCGCCCGTACGTCGCTGCCGCCCTGCTTCTCCGTCATCCCCATGCCGAAGAGCACACCGGCCTTCTCGGCGGCCGGCCGCAGCCCCTCCTCGTACACGTGCGAGGTCAGCCGCGGCTCCCACTCGGCGGCGAGCGAGGGATCGGTCCGCAGCGCCGGTACGGCCGCGTGCGTCATCGAGACCGGGCAGCCGTGCCCCGCCTCGGCCTGCGACCACACGAAGAACCCGGCGGCGCGGCGCAGATGCCCGGCCGGGCGCCCCCAGGCGTCGGTGAGCCCGGAGGTCACCGCCTTCCCGAGCAGCCGGTGCCAGGCCGGGTGGAACTCCACCTCGTCGATCCGGTTCCCGTACCGGTCGTGCGTCCGCAGCTTCGGCGGGTTCTCGTTCGCCTGCGCACCCCATTCCTGGGCCTGCGCGGAGCCCGCCGAGCGCCCGAGGAGGGTGAGCTCCTCCTGGACCTCACCGAGGAGTCCGGGGTCCGCGGAGGCCAGATGACGCTCCACGCCCTCGGTGAGGGCCCGGTCGCCCCCGTAGACATCGTGGCCCACGAGGGGCGGAGCCTGATTGCTGACTGTGTGGGTGGTGGCTGCCATGCGGATACCGTAAGGACGTGCAGCCAGCAAAAGAAACACCCCAGCGGATCCTCGGACGCCATGGACGGCTCCACCGGGCCCGCGCCCTCTACCGCAACGTCTCGAAGCGGAAGATGGGCTGGCTGCTGCTGAAGGACACCGTCAACTCGTGCATCGAGTACCGGATCCTCGGGCTCGCCGCCGAGGCGGCCTTCTTCACGCTGCTCTCGCTGCCCCCGCTCTTCCTCGGCCTGCTCGGCCTCCTCGGCTACGTGGACGGCTGGACGGACACCCGCACCGTCGAGAGCATCGAGGAGAACATCCTGCGGGCGGTCGGCACCGTCCTGTCCGACCGGGGCGTCAACGACATCGCCAGACCGCTGCTCGACGACGTCACCGGACGCGGCCGTCCCGACCTCATCTCGCTCGGCTTCGCCTTCGCCCTGTGGTCGGGCTCGCGCGCCGTCAACGTCTTCATCGACACCATCACCGTGATGTACGGGCTCGACGGACAGCGAGGCATCGTCAAGACCAGGCTGCTGGCCTTCCTGCTGTACGTCATCGCGCTGCTGATCGGCGCGATCGTGCTGCCGCTGATGGTGGTCGGACCCGACGCGGTGGTCCGGCTGGTGCCCTGGGGCACCGAGGTGATCGCCATCCTGTACTGGCCGACGGTGACCCTGCTGTCGATCGCCTTCCTGACGACGCTCTACCACGTGTCGGTACCGGTGCGCTCGCCCTGGATCGAGGACGTGCCGGGCGCGCTGGTCGCCCTGGCCATGTGGGTGCTCGGCTCGTTCCTGCTGCGGATCTACCTGACCAACACCGTGGAGGGGCCGACGATCTACGGATCACTGGCGGCGCCGGTGGCGGTGCTGCTGTGGATCGGCATCTCGGCCTTCGCGGTCCTCGTCGGCGCGGCCGTCAACGCGGCGATCGACCGGGTCTGGCCCTCGGTGGCCACGGCGGCGGCGCGCGAGGCGAACGAGCGGGCGCGCGAGGCGCAGGCCGCCGAACTGATCGCACGGGCCGCGGCCTGGCGGGCGATGGCGGAGGGCGAGTCGGAGGACGACGAGGACGAGGGGATGCCGTCCGAGTTCCCGGAGCGGTGGTCGAAGTTCCTGCCGCCGGAGGACTACTCGTCGCGGCTGCGCAAGCACTGACGGCCCTCCCGCACGGCGGGGTGCGGGAGGAGCCGCGGCCCCGGGTGCGCCCGGGGCCGTACGCGGAGCCCGGGGCCGTACGCGGAGACGGTCTACGCCGCGGGCTCCGACGGGGCGAAGAGCGAGACCTCGCAGCCGTCCGGGTCGAGGACCACGGCGTAGCGCTGGCCCCAGAAGGCGTCCCAGGGCTTCAGATGCCCGGTGTACCCCGCATCGGTCAGCTCGGCGTACACCGCGTCCACCCCGGCGGGGGAGTCGCACAGGAAGGCGAGCCCCGCGCGGCTGTCGCCGGAGGGCCGGGTCCAGGACGGGTTGAAGGAGCGGATGGTCGCCTCCGTGTCCCACCCCATCCGCAGCCCCCCGGGCAGGGCGGCTTCGACGTGCGGCTGGTCATCGGCGCCGGCCGGGATGTCCAGCCCGAGGCGCCGGTAGAAGGCGAGCGAGGCGGCCATGTCGGAGACGACCAGGCCGATCATGTCGAGTCGTGGAGTCAGTCGAGTCATACGCGCAGGCTAGGCCCTCAGCCCTCAGCCCTGCCGCCGCACGGCCACTGCCGCGCACGCCAGCGCGAGGGGCAGCTCGGCGCCCGCCGCGAGCAGCAGCGCGATGCCCTGCTGGCCGGTCCCGAGCGAGGTGGTGACGTCGAACCAGGCGTCCATCGCCAGCAGCGCGGCGGTCGCCGCCGCCACCGCCGACGCCCGGGGATCCCCCCGCCGCAGCAGCACGCCGGTCCCGGTCAGCCCGGCGGCCAGCATCACGTCCAGGCCGATCCACGCGGTGGCCCAGTTCGGGACCTCGGCCGTCTGCGGCAGGGTCTTCGCCAGCACCAGCATCCACGGCACCAGCGCCACCCCCGCTCCGGTGAACAGGGCGGCCGTACGAGGGGTGCGCCAGGCGCGGGCCTGCGGGGCGACAAGTGCCATGGCGGCGGGTCTCCTTCCGGCCCGGCGGTCCGTCCCCCGGGCACACCACCACCCTCGTCGGCCGG from Streptomyces sp. NBC_00190 harbors:
- a CDS encoding acyl-CoA dehydrogenase family protein produces the protein MAATTHTVSNQAPPLVGHDVYGGDRALTEGVERHLASADPGLLGEVQEELTLLGRSAGSAQAQEWGAQANENPPKLRTHDRYGNRIDEVEFHPAWHRLLGKAVTSGLTDAWGRPAGHLRRAAGFFVWSQAEAGHGCPVSMTHAAVPALRTDPSLAAEWEPRLTSHVYEEGLRPAAEKAGVLFGMGMTEKQGGSDVRANTTAAVPLDASGEYLLTGHKWFCSAPMCDGFLVLAQAPGGLTCFLVPRVLPDGTRNVFAIQRLKDKLGNRSNASSEVEFDGTWARRVGEEGRGVRTIIEMVAATRLDCVIGSASLMRQALTQAVHHAEHRSAFGAPLIDQPLMRNVLADLALESEAATTLTLRLAAAYDAGTEQERAFLRLAVPAAKYWVTKRCTPMVAEALECLGGNGYVEESGLPRLLRESPLNSIWEGSGNVQALDVLRALQREPQALNAFLQEVGLARGADHRLDSAIKDLLTDLADLDGIEARARRVVERMALVLQGSLLVRWAPPEVADAFCASRLGGDWGAAFGTLPHSLDLRTVVERARIAG
- a CDS encoding YihY/virulence factor BrkB family protein; protein product: MQPAKETPQRILGRHGRLHRARALYRNVSKRKMGWLLLKDTVNSCIEYRILGLAAEAAFFTLLSLPPLFLGLLGLLGYVDGWTDTRTVESIEENILRAVGTVLSDRGVNDIARPLLDDVTGRGRPDLISLGFAFALWSGSRAVNVFIDTITVMYGLDGQRGIVKTRLLAFLLYVIALLIGAIVLPLMVVGPDAVVRLVPWGTEVIAILYWPTVTLLSIAFLTTLYHVSVPVRSPWIEDVPGALVALAMWVLGSFLLRIYLTNTVEGPTIYGSLAAPVAVLLWIGISAFAVLVGAAVNAAIDRVWPSVATAAAREANERAREAQAAELIARAAAWRAMAEGESEDDEDEGMPSEFPERWSKFLPPEDYSSRLRKH
- a CDS encoding VOC family protein translates to MTRLTPRLDMIGLVVSDMAASLAFYRRLGLDIPAGADDQPHVEAALPGGLRMGWDTEATIRSFNPSWTRPSGDSRAGLAFLCDSPAGVDAVYAELTDAGYTGHLKPWDAFWGQRYAVVLDPDGCEVSLFAPSEPAA
- a CDS encoding LPXTG cell wall anchor domain-containing protein, with amino-acid sequence MALVAPQARAWRTPRTAALFTGAGVALVPWMLVLAKTLPQTAEVPNWATAWIGLDVMLAAGLTGTGVLLRRGDPRASAVAAATAALLAMDAWFDVTTSLGTGQQGIALLLAAGAELPLALACAAVAVRRQG